A stretch of DNA from Calditrichota bacterium:
TGACACTCTAAGTATTAATGCCCCACTTCGTTTTACTGGTCGGGTGACCGCTGAAAACCTTTCCGGCAAATCAGTAAATGCAAAAGGAGAACAAATTTCATGGACCGGGAAAAAGATTGATCCTTTTAATGAAAAAGAAAAAAAGAAAAAGGGGAGTAAAAAAAATAAATTAGCTTCATTTGAAACTACTTTTCCCAACAAAGCTTACGGAAGGAAATCGATTCCTGCTGTCACCAAAACTGTTGCAATAACCAATGCCACAATCTGGACTGCCGGAGAAAAAGGAACATTGGAAAACAGTGATATTATTTTCATGAATGGAAAAGTTTTGAAAATAGGGAAAGGCTTATCCATTCCAAACAGCGCCTTGAAAATTGATGGAACCGGGTTGCACATCACACCAGGCATAATTGACGAACATTCGCATATTGCCATTAGCCGTGGTGTAAACGAAGGATCCGAAGCCGTTACAGCTGAAGTACGAATTGGTGATGTTTTGAATCCAGACAATATTCACATTTACCGTCAACTTGCCGGAGGAGTTACAACCTCACAACTTTTACACGGTTCAGCAAATCCGATTGGCGGGCAGGCGCAGGTTATTAAATTGCGATGGGGTGCAAATGCTGACGGGTTAAAATATAAACATGCTCCGCCTTCCATTAAATTCGCTTTGGGAGAAAATGTTAAACAATCCAACTGGGGCGACAATTATAATTCACGCTATCCACAAACCCGGATGGGTGTGCGTGAAATAATGTGGGACACTTTTCAAAGGGCCAGAGATTATGAAAAAGAAATGATGGCATATGAAAAACTTTCATCATCAAAAAAGAAGCAAACCGTGCCACCGCGACGTAATCTTGAACTGGATACGGTTTTAGAAATTTTAAATAGCGAACGATTTATCCACTGCCATTCTTATGTTCAAAGTGAAATATTAATGCTAATGCGCCTGGCAGAAGAATTTGATTTCCGGGTTGCTACTTTTACACATATTCTCGAAGGATATAAAGTGGCCAAAGAGATGGCTGAACACGGTGCCATGGCTTCTACTTTTGCCGATTGGTGGAACTATAAATTTGAAGTTTATGAAGCCATGCCATACAACACAGCCTTGATGGCCAATAATGGTGTTGTTTCTTCAGTAAATTCTGATGATGCAGAAATGGCCCGACGTTTAAACCAGGAAGCTGCAAAAGCAATCAAGTACGGCGGTCTTTCAAAAGAAGAGGCAATAAAGCTTGTTACAATAAATCCTGCGCGTCAGTTAAAAATAGATAAGCATACCGGCAGCCTGGAAATTGGTAAAGAAGCAGATTTTGTAATCTGGAACGATGATCCTCTTTCAATATATGCCAGTGTTGTGCAAACCTGGATTGAAGGCCGTAAATATTTTGACGTTGAAGAAGACAAATTGCTTCGGAAACAGATTAAAGATCAACGCACTGCCCTGATTAAAAAAGCACTTCTTTCAGGAAAAGATAACGGCAATTCAAAAGGAAATGGCCAAAGACAAAAGCCTCCAAAAGAGGATTACAAATGTGATGATTTGACGGATTATATTGGAGGGCTTGAATAATGAAAATTCAAAAATATCTTAGGTTTTCTTTTTTAATAGTATTTATTTCTGTATTCAGTTTGTTTGCTAATGATCTGATTCCCGGCAAAAAACAGGACAAACCGATTGCTTTAACCAATGCCAAAATCTTTACTGTATCCGGTGAAATAATCGAAAATGGCACAATCATTTTTAATGATGGCAAAATAACTGCTGTCGGGGAAAATGATCTGAAAATCCTGCAAGGCTCAGAAGTTCATGACCTAAACGGAAAACATGTCTATCCCGGTATTATCGCTGCATATTCCCAACTTGGGCTAATGGAAATTCCTGCTGTTCGTGCTACACGTGATTATTCTGAGGCTGGCTCCTATAACCCCAATGCCCGTGCCGATATTGCCTACAATCCAGATTCTGAAGTTACGCCAACTGTACGTTCCAACGGGATAACCACTGCATTAATTGCGCCAATGAGTGGGCGAATTTCCGGGATATCATCCGTACTAAATCTGGATGCATGGAACCGTGAAGATGCCACTATTTTAAAAAATGCCGGGATGATTTTAAACTGGCCGGGGATGACGATCCGAACAGCCTCCTGGATAAAAGATTCACCGGCAAAACAGCAAGAAAATATTGATAAATCTCTTAAAGAAATAGATGATTACTTTGAGCAAGCCAAAGTTTATTATGAGGCCCGCAAATCAAATCCTGAAACAAAAATTGATATTCGTTTTGAATCGATGACAGATGTTTTGGATAAGAAAATGCCATTGATTATTTCAGCTAACGAGTACAAACAAATAGAGGCGGCAGTTAATTTTTGCAAGCGTCATAATCTTAAAATGATTTTGCTTAGCGGGATGGATGCCTGGAAAATGACCGGCTTGTTAAAAGAAAATAATATTCCGGTTATTTTGCGCCAAACACATACATTACCCCAGCGCGAAGACGAAGATTATGATATAGGATTTAAACACCCGGCTTTGTTGCGGGAAGCAGGTGTAAAATTTTGTATTGCTAAAACTACACGCGTTACATGGGCTTTATTCAACCTTCCTTTTTATGCAGGGACAGCTGTAGCCCATGGCTTAGATAAAGCAGATGCGCTAAAAGCGATTACACTGTGGCCGGCAGAAATATTAGGTGTGGACGATAAAATCGGCTCTCTTGAAGTTGGTAAAAATGCCACCCTTATTGTGAGCAGCGGTGATCTTTTGGATATGCAATCCAACAATATTGAAATGATGTTTATTGATGGCCGAAAAGTAGATTTAGATAATAAACATAAGCGGCTATATCGCAAATATAAAGCACGGAAATAACATTGGAAAAGAGAAACCCAAAATGACTAACAATGATGTTTTACGCCGGATCCGTTACAGCTTCGATTTTAGCGATCCGAAAATGATTGCAATATTTAAAGCCGCGAACCATGATGTTACCAGAGCCCAAATCAGCAGCTGGTTAAAAAAAGATGATGATCCCGATTATCTGGCCTGCAATGATATAACCATGGCTACTTTTTTAAATGGTCTAATTAATGAAAAGCGTGGCAAAAAAGAAGGGCCGCAACCCGAACCGGAGAAACGGCTGAATAACAATATCATTTTTAGAAAACTTAAAATTGCGTTGGATTTGAAAGCAGAAGATGTTTTGGCAATTATGGATTTAGCCAACTTAAAAATGAGCAAACATGAGTTGAGTGCCTTTTTCCGTAAACCGGGACATAAGCATTTCAGGGAATGCAAAGATCAAATCCTACGAAATTTTTTAAAGGGTGTGCAACTTAAATATCGTAAAGAATAGTTTTATTTCAATCTTTCCAGCTCAGCATTTATTTCGGTCAATGTCTTTCGGATCAGCGTAGAGAGAGTTTTATATCTTGCTTGGATTTGAGATTTAAAACCGATGTTTACAACAAACAAATTCGTAAAGGCTGAATCTTTTATTAATTTTTTAAACTCCTTCGATTGAAGCAAATTCTTCTTGTTATAAATGCTAATTAATGAGATCGGCGCCTCTTTCATCATATAAGGCATAACGTGCTCTAAAATCATAGTGCGGTCTATATGGATGTATTCTTTAATGTGGCTGTATTGATTTGCATAAATGTTAATAATTTCCGTTAACACCTTTTTATTTGATATGAGCTTTAACTGCCCTGTTGCCTGCAATTGTTGGAAGTGAACATTGCGGATTTCAAAAGTTGAGTAGTTGGCAAAATAATTAAGCGCATTTTTGATTGAATCCGGGTTGGCCTTTTTGTTGTTAACGTTTTGAAGAAAATACCGGTAATATCCGGAATAATCTTGTATTGTTTTTGCCTCATTAAAAATTGTTGTGGAATCCACCACA
This window harbors:
- a CDS encoding amidohydrolase family protein; translated protein: MKIQKYLRFSFLIVFISVFSLFANDLIPGKKQDKPIALTNAKIFTVSGEIIENGTIIFNDGKITAVGENDLKILQGSEVHDLNGKHVYPGIIAAYSQLGLMEIPAVRATRDYSEAGSYNPNARADIAYNPDSEVTPTVRSNGITTALIAPMSGRISGISSVLNLDAWNREDATILKNAGMILNWPGMTIRTASWIKDSPAKQQENIDKSLKEIDDYFEQAKVYYEARKSNPETKIDIRFESMTDVLDKKMPLIISANEYKQIEAAVNFCKRHNLKMILLSGMDAWKMTGLLKENNIPVILRQTHTLPQREDEDYDIGFKHPALLREAGVKFCIAKTTRVTWALFNLPFYAGTAVAHGLDKADALKAITLWPAEILGVDDKIGSLEVGKNATLIVSSGDLLDMQSNNIEMMFIDGRKVDLDNKHKRLYRKYKARK
- a CDS encoding amidohydrolase family protein; protein product: MLRLVFFFLIILATFLFAQTTPQSGLSSNTPDLVVYMNARISNPGLSKVSNTLILDGKTIVAVGDNLKPPKGSQIIDTKGGFIYPGFIEPYTRYGVQELKKGKRERKPKPTISRTGMIHWNAAVKPQRSAANEFNANAKKAEEWRKSGFTFVQTNGIDGLFQGSAAVVSLGQGLANNLILNDNSAQFMSFSKGTSVQDNPSSLMGSIALIRQTLYDAKWYQNAWSAFDSNPNQQRPEKNISLQTLANVVNKKQPVVFGVSNYLDLMRASKIADEFGLKFIYKSGGDEYKRLDDIKKLKATLIVPVNFPAKPFLTSADFDADITLGELKHWDTAPENAARLAKAGIHFAFTTNGLKDKKAFLKNVRQAVNRGLDKKTALAALTIVPAKIAGISQLAGSLEKGKSASFIISDKDIFEENATIQTVVVEGKRYEINQPPENDVRGKWLLKSTGFENDITLSIEGKIASPKASFQIDSLKLKSSGFSIKGSRIVFNITSDTLSINAPLRFTGRVTAENLSGKSVNAKGEQISWTGKKIDPFNEKEKKKKGSKKNKLASFETTFPNKAYGRKSIPAVTKTVAITNATIWTAGEKGTLENSDIIFMNGKVLKIGKGLSIPNSALKIDGTGLHITPGIIDEHSHIAISRGVNEGSEAVTAEVRIGDVLNPDNIHIYRQLAGGVTTSQLLHGSANPIGGQAQVIKLRWGANADGLKYKHAPPSIKFALGENVKQSNWGDNYNSRYPQTRMGVREIMWDTFQRARDYEKEMMAYEKLSSSKKKQTVPPRRNLELDTVLEILNSERFIHCHSYVQSEILMLMRLAEEFDFRVATFTHILEGYKVAKEMAEHGAMASTFADWWNYKFEVYEAMPYNTALMANNGVVSSVNSDDAEMARRLNQEAAKAIKYGGLSKEEAIKLVTINPARQLKIDKHTGSLEIGKEADFVIWNDDPLSIYASVVQTWIEGRKYFDVEEDKLLRKQIKDQRTALIKKALLSGKDNGNSKGNGQRQKPPKEDYKCDDLTDYIGGLE
- a CDS encoding DUF1456 family protein codes for the protein MTNNDVLRRIRYSFDFSDPKMIAIFKAANHDVTRAQISSWLKKDDDPDYLACNDITMATFLNGLINEKRGKKEGPQPEPEKRLNNNIIFRKLKIALDLKAEDVLAIMDLANLKMSKHELSAFFRKPGHKHFRECKDQILRNFLKGVQLKYRKE